In the Ictalurus punctatus breed USDA103 chromosome 7, Coco_2.0, whole genome shotgun sequence genome, one interval contains:
- the LOC108267286 gene encoding uncharacterized protein LOC108267286 isoform X2, which translates to MFESVSIRVMCLMVFFHQGIGGEDVRNVTGYIGESVVLPSDAYPSWSLSAIRWSIYENFTFIAVFQSKKVSLDRFPLFRGRLELNTSSGHLTIKNVSSSDALKYRVELVGGITTQRKASFVQLSVQERLGKPSIRLLHSSLDSGYCVISLGCLSVNSKVSLSWEPEHGFSEPFWSGDQGDSGESVLWTSFTPNRVVTFSCTAADDHRQESSNKSVTCTEQPLRS; encoded by the exons ATGTTTGAGAGTGTGTCCATTCGAGTaatgtgtttgatggtgtttttcCATCAAG GAATTGGAGGTGAGGACGTGAGGAATGTTACGGGTTACATCGGGGAGTCTGTTGTCTTGCCATCAGATGCTTATCCCTCATGGTCTCTTAGTGCAATTCGTTGGTCTATCTATGAAAACTTCACATTTATTGCAGTCTTTCAGAGCAAAAAAGTGAGTCTTGACCGTTTTCCCTTATTCCGTGGACGCCTTGAGCTGAATACGTCTTCAGGCCAtttaacaattaaaaatgtatcatcCAGTGATGCTTTAAAATACAGAGTGGAGCTGGTAGGTGGAATAACCACTCAAAGAAAGGCCAGCTTTGTTCAGCTTTCTGTTCAGG AACGACTTGGTAAACCAAGCATACGTCTGCTGCACAGTTCCCTGGATTCAGGGTATTGTGTGATCTCTCTTGGCTGTTTATCAGTGAACAGTAAAGTTTCTCTATCTTGGGAACCTGAGCATGGCTTCAGTGAACCCTTCTGGAGCGGTGATCAGGGAGACTCTGGTGAATCAGTGCTGTGGACATCTTTCACACCCAACCGGGTAGTTACCTTCTCCTGTACTGCTGCTGATGACCATCGCCAAGAATCATCCAACAAGAGTGTGACATGTACAG AACAACCCCTAAGATCCTGA
- the LOC108267286 gene encoding uncharacterized protein LOC108267286 isoform X1, which yields MFESVSIRVMCLMVFFHQGIGGEDVRNVTGYIGESVVLPSDAYPSWSLSAIRWSIYENFTFIAVFQSKKVSLDRFPLFRGRLELNTSSGHLTIKNVSSSDALKYRVELVGGITTQRKASFVQLSVQERLGKPSIRLLHSSLDSGYCVISLGCLSVNSKVSLSWEPEHGFSEPFWSGDQGDSGESVLWTSFTPNRVVTFSCTAADDHRQESSNKSVTCTEPEPRRNNTQVMKESLWDSLQQCLEEFWNGWGQSYSRNTKNNP from the exons ATGTTTGAGAGTGTGTCCATTCGAGTaatgtgtttgatggtgtttttcCATCAAG GAATTGGAGGTGAGGACGTGAGGAATGTTACGGGTTACATCGGGGAGTCTGTTGTCTTGCCATCAGATGCTTATCCCTCATGGTCTCTTAGTGCAATTCGTTGGTCTATCTATGAAAACTTCACATTTATTGCAGTCTTTCAGAGCAAAAAAGTGAGTCTTGACCGTTTTCCCTTATTCCGTGGACGCCTTGAGCTGAATACGTCTTCAGGCCAtttaacaattaaaaatgtatcatcCAGTGATGCTTTAAAATACAGAGTGGAGCTGGTAGGTGGAATAACCACTCAAAGAAAGGCCAGCTTTGTTCAGCTTTCTGTTCAGG AACGACTTGGTAAACCAAGCATACGTCTGCTGCACAGTTCCCTGGATTCAGGGTATTGTGTGATCTCTCTTGGCTGTTTATCAGTGAACAGTAAAGTTTCTCTATCTTGGGAACCTGAGCATGGCTTCAGTGAACCCTTCTGGAGCGGTGATCAGGGAGACTCTGGTGAATCAGTGCTGTGGACATCTTTCACACCCAACCGGGTAGTTACCTTCTCCTGTACTGCTGCTGATGACCATCGCCAAGAATCATCCAACAAGAGTGTGACATGTACAG AGCCAGAACCGAGAAGAAACAACACTCAAGTAATGAAAGAATCACTGTGGGATTCATTGCAGCAAtgtttggaggaattttggaatgGTTGGGGGCAATCATATTCCAGAAATACAAAG AACAACCCCTAA